The Amycolatopsis umgeniensis DNA segment AACAGTCGACGAAGACGTGGAAGTCCGTTCCCGAGCAGGAAAGCGCGTAACCCGAGCCGGAAAGGTAGGGATCCCGGCAATCCAGCGACGCGCCCCGTGGCGGTACTTCGGCGCACAGCACACTGATCCCCAGCTTCATACCGACCATTCCAGCAGCTTCGCGAGGTCGGGAAAGCAGAGCAAGAGCCGAAGGGCCGTCCAGAAAGGAGGACTTCTGTCCTCCGAAGGGAGGACGCGAACGCGCGCCGCTTCGATGATCCTTTCCCCGTGATGGAAAAAACCGGCACCCGCACGGGTGCCGCCTGGGGAATCCTCTTCGGCGGGCTCGCGGTCTTCGTGGCCGCACCCGCGCTGCTGCTGGCGACCGGGCACGACACGATCAAGCCGTCCGCTGATTCGGCCAAGGAACTTTCCCTGGCGGGTGCGCTGATTCCCGCGCTGGCCGGGATCCTGCTGATCCACGGGATCCCGCTCCACGCACCGAGACTGCTGCCCGAGGCGACCGACCGGCGCATCCTGCTCAGGCAGGCGACGACCTTGGCGCTGATCGCCTTCCTGTGGCCGCTGGCGTTGTTCGTGGTGTCCGAGGTGGGATATTCGGCGCTGGTCCGCGACATCTGGGCGCTCGCCAAACCGCTCGTGTTCCTGGTGCTGCCGCTGGTTCTCCTGCGAACCCCGCGGCCGGATCCGTTCCTGCTCAGGCACATGTGGCGGCCTCGCCAGACCTGGCAGTGGCTCGCACCGATTCCGGCGGTGGCCGTCTTCGGCTGGCTGTCCGTTCTGGGTCCGCTCGCCCCGCCGCTCCCCAGCGCCGAGGACTATCCCGATCCGGTGTACCTCGCGGTGGGCGCGACGTTGACCTTCTTCACCGCCAACGTCCTCGAAGAGGTCTTCTTCCGCGGCATGCTGCAAACCAGGCTCGAGGCGCTTTTCGGACGCTGGCCCGGAATCCTGCTGGCGTCACTGCTGTTCGCCTGGCTGCACCTGCCGACGCACGGACAGGGATCGCTCCCCCTGACCCTGGGCGCGATCGTCGCCTTCCAAGGGTTCTTCGGCCTGTTCACCGGCTACCTGTGGTCCCGGTACCGCAACCTGTGGGCGCCGATCGCCGCGCACACCGCGATGAACACCCTGCCCCTGTTACTGATGTGACGTGACTCGCGTGATCAGGGACGGAACTCACGTGACTGGAGACCGCACTCGGTGTTCCGTCCCCCATCACGCGAGATCCGTGCCTGGTCACGTGAGTTACGCGCCGATGGTCGCCGCGTCGATGACGAACCGGTAGCGGACGTCGCTGTTCTCGACCCGGTCGTAGGCCACGTTCACCTGGTCGGCCGAGATCGTCTCGATCTCCGCGCCGATCTTGTGCTCGGCGCAGAAGTCGAGCATCTCCTGGGTCTCGGCGATACCGCCGATCATCGAACCGGCGAGCACCTTGTTCCCACCGAGCAGCGAGAAAGCGTTGTAGGACAGCGGTTCGCCGGGTGCGCCGACGTTCACCATCGCGCCGCCGACGCGCAGCATGCCGAGGTAGGAGTCGATCGGCAGGGTCGCCGAAACGGTGTTGAGGATCAGGTCGAAGCGGCCGCGCAACGTCTGGAACGTCGACGCGTCACCGGTCGCGAAGTAGTCCTTCGCGCCCAGCTTCAGGCCGTCCTCCTGCTTCTTCAAGCTCTGGCTGAGCACGGTGACGTCGGCGCCCATGGCGACCGCGATCTTGACCGCCATGTGGCCGAGCCCGCCGAGGCCGACGACGGCGACCTTCTTGCCCGGTCCGGCGCCCCAGCGGTTCAGCGGGGAGTAGGTGGTGATGCCCGCGCACAGCAGCGGGGCGGCGACGTCGAGGCCGATCCCTTCCGGGATCCGGCAGACGAAACCGTCCTTCACGACGACCTGACGGCTGTAGCCGCCGTAGGTGTTCTCGCCGTCGAAGCCGACTCCGTTATAGGTCTGGACATTGCCCTTGACGCAGAACTGCTCGGTGCCAGCGAGGCAGTACTCGCACTCGCCACAGGAGTCGACCATGCAGCCGACGCCGACGCGGTCCCCGACCCGGTACTTCGTCACGCCGGAACCGACCGCGGCGACGACGCCGGCGATCTCGTGGCCGGGCACCATCGGGAAGATCGCGCTGCCCCAATCCTCCTTCACCTGGTGGATGTCGCTGTGGCAGATCCCCGCGTACGCGATGTCGATCAGCACGTCGTCCGGACGCAGGTCGCGACGCTCGATGGTCGTCGGCGCCAGGGCGGCACCCGGGGACGGCGCGGCGATGGCGTGCGTGGTCGTCGTCATGAAACCCTCCGATGAAACAGTGAGACCATGTAAGAGGTCACTTACAACTAGCGTAAGAGGCCTCTTACATATTCCGCGACCGGGACGGTGTGATCCACGACATGGGCGGCAAGTACCACCACGGCGACCTCCGCGCCGAACTCGTGCGGGTCTCGCTCGACCTGATCGCCGAGCAGGGCTTGGGCGCGTTCTCCGTCGCCGAGGTCGCCAGGCGCGCGAAGGTCAGTCCCGGCGCGCCGTACCGGCATTTCCCGGGCAAGGAGAGCCTGCTGGCCGCGATCGCGGCCACCGTCGCCTGCCAGCTGGCCGACAAGGTGCACGAGGCCATCGAGGCCGAGAGCGAGCCCGTCGCGGCACTCGCCGCGGCCGCCGGCGCGTACACGGAGTACCTCATCGAACGCCGCGCCGGGATGAACGTCATCTACTCGGACGGCTTGCAGGGTCCGGAGCACGCCGCGCTGCACGAGCAGACCCGCCGCCTGACCGACCAGTTCGTCATGCTCTGCCTCACCGTCGCCGACCAGCCGCAGGACGGGCTCGAACTGATGGAGCAGTTGTTCACCCAGGCCCACGGCTACGGCACGTTCTACCTCGACGGCGTCTTCACGAAACAGGGCTATTCCACCGAAGTCGTCGTCCGGAAGTCGGTCGAGGCCGCCCGTGTCGTCATCGAGGGCCGCACGAAAACGTGACGTGATTCACGTCTGTTTTGTCCGATCACCGGGGCCCCCGCGCCGACAGGATGCGAAGCGCAATCCCTTCGACAGCGAGGAAAACGCGTGACCGATCAGCTCCGGGGGCGCTTCCCGCGCACGCGCGGAGGCACTTCCGGGCAACCGCCGTCACAGCGGATATGCGCCCAGACGAGCTTCCCGCCGCGGACCCGCTCGCGCCGGACGCCCCACTGCACCGCCACCCCGTCCACGACGAGCAACCCGCGTCCGCGCGGGTCCTCGATCTGCGAGCGGCGCGCCCGGGGTTGTTCGAGGCTGACGTCCGCGACCTCGATGCGGACCGCGCACGGGGAGACGCCGCGCCACACCTGGATGTGGCGGGCGCCTCCACCGTGCACGTAGGCGTTGGCGACCAGCTCCGTCGCCGCCAGCAGGACGTCGTCACGATGGCCCTCACCGAGGTCGGCAAGGCATCTGACCACCCAGGCACGCATGTCCGGCAACGCTCGTGGCGTCGTGGCTCGCAGGTCTAGCACCCAGGTTCCCGGCACCGGATGCTCCGCGATACTGATCATGGAGCCACCCTTCCCGATCGCGCGGCCTCGCTGCTGAAGTCGCACGATCGGGTTACCCAGAACGCCGGTTGATCAACCAGGGCGATCAGACCGCGATGCCCCGGAAGCCTCGCAGGCGCAGGCTGTTGAACACCACGAAGACCGAGCTGAAGGCCATCGCGGCACCGGCGATCATCGGGTTGAGCAGGCCCGCCGCCGCCAGGGGAAGCGCGCCGACGTTGTAGGCGAAGGCCCAGAACAGGTTGCCCTTGATGGTGCGCAGGGTCCGGCGGGAAAGCCGGATCGCGTCCACCGCGGACCGCAGGTCACCGCGGACCAGGGTCAGGTCCCCCGCCTCGATCGCGACGTCGGTGCCGGTGCCCATCGCCAGGCCGAGATCGGCCTGGGCCAGCGCCGCCGCGTCGTTGACGCCGTCGCCGACCATCGCGACGACCTTGCCCTCGTCTTGGAGCCGCTTGACGACGTCGACCTTGTCCTTCGGCAGCACCTCGGCGATCACCGTGTCGATCCCGACCTCGGCGGCCACCGCGTGGGCGACGGCCTCGTTGTCGCCGGTGAGCAGTACCGGGGTCAGCCCCAGCTCACGCAACCGCGAGATCGCCTCGGCGGACGACGGCTTCACGGTGTCCGCGACGACCAGGACCGCCCTGGCCTCGCCGTCCCAGCCGACCACGACCGCCGTACGGCCGAGCTTCTCCTCCGCGGCTTTGGCTTCCGCCAGCTCGGCCGTCAGATGGTGACTCCACTGCTCCAGCAACGCGCTCCGGCCGACCAGCACCGCCGAACCCTCGACGATCCCTTGCACGCCAAGGCCTTCGAGGCTGGTGAATCCCTCGACCGCCGGGAGTTCACCGCTGCGTTCCCGCGCCGCGCGGGCGATGGCCTGCGCGATCGGGTGCTCCGACGCGTTCTCCAACGCCCCGGCCAGTCGCAGCGTCTTCTCCGTGTCGACGCCCTCGGCGACGTGGACCGCCACCAGCGACATCTGCCCCGTGGTCACGGTGCCCGTCTTGTCGAGGACGACCGTGTCGACCGCGCGGGTCGACTCCAGCACCTCCGGACCCTTGATCAGGATGCCGAGCTGCGCGCCCCGCCCGGTACCCACGAGCAGCGCCGTCGGGGTCGCCAGGCCCAGTGCGCACGGGCAGGCGATGATCAGCACGGCGACCGCCGCGGTGAACGCGGCCGCGACCGAACCGCCGGTGCCGAGCCAGAACATCAGCGTGCCGACGGCGAGCGCGATCACGATCGGCACGAACACCGCCGAGACCCGGTCCGCCAGCCGCTGGACCTGCGCTTTCCCGGTCTGGGCCGCCTCGACGAGCTTCGCCATCTGCGCCAGTTGCGTATCGGCGCCGACCCGGGTCGCGCGGACGACGAGCCTGCCGCCCGCGTTGACCGTCGCCCCCGCCACCGTGTCACCGGGGACGACCTCCACCGGAACGCTCTCACCGGTGAGCATGCTCGCGTCGACCGCCGACGCGCCTTCGGTGATCACGCCGTCGGTGGCGATCTTCTCCCCCGGCCGCACCACGAATTCCTCGCCCGCCGCGAGTTCGCCGATCGGGATACGGATTTCCTCGCCGTCGCGCAGCACCGCGACGTCCTTCGCGCCGAGTTCGAGCAAGGCGCGCAACGCCGCGCCCGCCCTCCGCTTGGACCGCGCTTCGAAATAGCGTCCGGCGAGGATGAACGTCGTGACACCGGCCGCGACCTCGAGGTAGATGTTGCCGTCACCGGCCATCCGCTGCACGGTGAGCTCGAAGGGATGCGTCATCCCCGGCGTTCCCGCTGAGCCGAACAGCAAGGCGTACAACGACCACAGGAACGCCGCGAGCGTGCCCATCGAGATCAGCGTGTCCATTGTGGCCGCGCCATGGCGCAGATTCGCCCACGCCGCCTTGTGGAACGGCCATGCCGCCCACACCAGCACCGGCGCGGCCAGCGTCAGCGAGATCCACTGCCAGTAGGTGAACTGCCACGCGGGCACCATCGCGAGCACGATCACCGGCACCGACAGCACGGCGGAACCGAGCAGCCGCTGCCTCAGCGGCGCGATGGGATCGGTCTCCTCGGCCGGCTCTTCCTTCTCCGGTGAGGGCAGGGCGGCCGAGTACCCGGCCGCCTCGACCTGCTCGATCAGCAGTCTCGGTTCGATGTCCGCCGGGAAGCTGACCTTCGCTTTTTCCGTCGCGTAGTTGACCGTGGCGGTGACACCGTCGAGCTTGTTCAGCTTCCGTTCGATGCGCAGGGCGCACGAAGCGCAGGTCATGCCGGTGATCGCGAGTTCGACTTCGGTTTCGGCCACCTTGGCGGTTTCCGTGGTCATCGGTGGCTTCCTTCCCCGGTGGTGACGGTGAACTCGGCGGTGCGGACCTCGTCCTCGTGCCGGAAGTCCAGGAACAGCCGGTACGTGCCGTCCGTCGGGACCTCGGCGAAGAAGGTGATCGCCGGTCCGGGCGCGGTCCGGCCGTCACCGGGTTCGCCGTCCGGGTGGACGTGCAGGTACGCGAGGTCGCCGCCGCGCAACGCGACCAGATGCCCGTAGGCACCGAGGTACGGCTGGAGATCGGTGACGTCGCGACCGTTCTTGGTGACGGTGAGCGCCACCTTCGACGACGTGCCCGGCGTGAGTTCGCCGTCGAGCCGGACCTGGTAGCCGTCGACCTCCGCGACGTACGAGGGCCGATACTCGGCGGGCCGGAAGTCGCCACCGGCGAAGACGTCGGCGCCCAGGGTCGTCGCCTCTCCGCCGCTGGGCTTGAAGTCGGCGAAGACGCGGTAGACGCCCGCCTCACCCACGGCCAGCGGCACGGTCCACGTGCCGTCCTCGCCGAGTTCGGGGTGGACGTGCCGGAAACCGGCGGTGTCGCGGCGGACGACGATGAGGTGCATCCGCTTCTCGTGTTCGACGTCGTAGGCGGTCACCGGCGCGCCGTCGGCGCCGAGGATCCGGAAGGTGAAGGGACGGGTCGTGCCCGGAACTAGCGTCGTGGTGGTGGGCGTGAGGGTGTAGCCGCCCCTGGACGACGCGAGCCCGGCGGGCTCATGGTCCTGCTTGACCTGCGCCGCTTCCGCGACAGTGCCGCTGTGGGTGTCCGAATGCCCGGCGTCCTCGCCACCGGACACACCGGCGGCGCCGGGATGCGGACCGACAGCGGTGCCGGCCGCCCAGCCGCCACCGGCGACCAGGGCGAGTGCCACACCGTAGGCGGAGAGCTTCGCTGCTGTGTTCATCGTGGGAGTCCTTAGTGCGGGGGTCACCCGCGATCGTGGAGCCGCTCAGGCGGTCAACTGGTATCCGGCTTCTTCCACGGCGGCGCGGACATCCGCAGCCGCGGGTTCACGGGAACCGGTGACGGTCACCGCACCGGTCGGCAGATCGACCCGGACGCCGGTGACGCCGTCGATCTTCGAGACCTCTTCGGTGACCGAACGCACGCAGTGGTCGCAGGTCATGCCGGTGACGGTGTAAGTCGTTTCGCTCATGAACCCAACGTACATACCCCCGGGGGGTACCGCAATGGCCCGGGGATACCCCAGCAGGGTATCGTGGGTCACATACCCCCGAGGGGTAATCTCGCCACCAGGCGCGCGCCCGTTCCGGCATCCTCCGCCCGCAGCGATCCGCCGTGCCGGACGGCGATGTCCCGTGCGAGCGTGAGACCGAGACCCGTGCCTCCCGCGTCCCGTGCGCGAGCGTCGTCGAGCCGGGCGAACCGGTCGAAGACGCGCTCGCGATCCGCGGCGGGGATCCCGGGTCCGTCGTCGGTCACTTCGAGGACCGCCTCCCTCGCGTCACGCCGGAGCCGCACGGTGACGGAAGAGCGTGCGTGCCGCACGGCGTTGTCGAGCAGATTGCGCAACAACCGTTCCAGCTGCACGGGTTCTCCCGCGACCTCGGTTCGACCCTCCACATCGGACACGACGGCCGGTCCCGTTTCGAGGGCGCGTTCGGCGACCTGCTCCGCCACCACGTCGGCGAGGTCGACGACGCCTTCCGGTGCCGGGACTTCGGCCGGATCGACGGCCAGCTGGAGGAGATCCGCGGTGATGCGCTGGAGCCGCTGGATGTCGAGCAGCGAACGGCGGGCGACGGCGGGCCAATCCGCGCGATCGACGTGGGTGAGCGCGACCTCCAACCCGGCGCGGAGGTTCGCGAGCGGGCTGCGCAGCTCGTGGCTGGCATCGGCGACGAACCGTTCCTGCTGGTCATACGCCTGCTGCAGCCTGTCGAGGGTGGCGTTCGTGGTGGTCGCGAGCCTGGCGACCTCGTCGCGGGACGGGGGTACCGGAACCCGGCGGTCGAGTCTGCTCCCGCTGACTTCGGCCAGTTCACGGCGGATGGCCTCCACCGGCCGCAACGCCCGGCCCGCCGCGAGCCACGCGACCAGTGCGGTGATCAGCACCGCGAGCGGGACGAAGAAGGCCAGGGTGTCGTCGAAGGTCCCCAGCGTCCGGAGCGTGTCCCACGGCAGCACGAACAGGTAGAGCGTGAGCCGCTGCTCGCCGCCGCCGATCACTTTGCCCAGCACGGTGTACTCGCGATACTCGCGCCATTGTGGATGGTCACCGGGCTTCAACGTGGCCTTGGTGGTGACCGACCAGTCCGAGGGCGCCCCGGCGGGCGCGGGCGGCAGCGTCGTCCACGCGGGATCCCAGCGACGCAGGTTCTCGCTGCTCGCCACCGGCCGCCCGGCGTCGTCGACCACCTCGAACAGGGCGTCGCCGGAGGGCGGCATCGGCTTCCCTGCCCGGTACGTCTCGGCCAGCCCGTCCAGCTGGGCACGGGTGGCGCTGATGGCGCTGCCCGACAGTTGCCTGCTCAGCAGCTCGCGGGTGCCCAGCCAGCCGAGGGTGAAAACGATCGCGCAGAGCAGCGCCGCCGAGAGCGCGGTGCTCCGCCGCACCGACGAGGGCCACCAGCCGGTCATTCGGTCACCAGCCGGTAGCCGGCGCCGCGCACGGTCGCGATGGTGTGCCGTCCGAACGGCGCGTCCAGTTTGCGCCGCAACGCGCTCACGTAGACCTCGACGATGTTGGGGTCGCCCCGATAGGCCAGATCCCAGACCTGCTCGAGGATCTCCCGCTTCGTCACCAGCTGCCCGCCGTTGCGCAACAGGCATTCGAGGACCGAGAACTCCTTGGTGGTCAACGACACCTGCGCACCAGCGCGGCGGCACGTCCGCTTCGCCGGATCCAGCACGAGATCACCGAACTCCAGCACCCCCGCCGAACCCGCCGCGCCCCGGCGGACCAGGGCCCGCAGGCGGGCGGTGAGGACCACGTACGAGAACGGCTTGCTCAGGTAGTCGTCGGCGCCGGTGTCGAGCGCCTCGGCTTCGTCGTACTCGCCGTTCTTCGCCGTCAGCATGAGGATCGGCGTGGTCACCCCGCGTTCCCGCAGCGCCGCGCAGACGCGGTAGCCGTTCAGCTTCGGGAGCATGATGTCCAGCACGATCACCTGATACGGGTACAGCTGCGCGAGTTCGAGCCCTTCGAGACCGTCGTGGGCGAGGTCGACCGCGTAACCGTCGGCCTCGAGTCCCCATTGGAGGGTCTCGGCCAACCGCATTTCGTCTTCCACCACGAGCACGCGCATACCTCGATCTTCTCAGATCGCCGAAAGCCTTCCTGAAGCGTTCTTCAGGTTGTTTCAGGAACCGTTCAGGTGCTTCCCGCCATGATCGCGGAATGAACACAATGGACGGTCCCGCCGCGGGCGCGATCGATGTCTCGAAGGTCTACGGCCGGGGCGACACGGCGGTCCGGGCGCTGGATCACGTGTCGCTGGACTTCCCCCGCGGCCGGTTCACCGCGATCATGGGGCCGTCGGGTTCGGGCAAATCGACCCTCATGCACTGCCTCGCCGGCCTGGACACCGTCGACAGCGGCCGAGTCCACATCGGA contains these protein-coding regions:
- a CDS encoding heavy metal translocating P-type ATPase, with amino-acid sequence MTTETAKVAETEVELAITGMTCASCALRIERKLNKLDGVTATVNYATEKAKVSFPADIEPRLLIEQVEAAGYSAALPSPEKEEPAEETDPIAPLRQRLLGSAVLSVPVIVLAMVPAWQFTYWQWISLTLAAPVLVWAAWPFHKAAWANLRHGAATMDTLISMGTLAAFLWSLYALLFGSAGTPGMTHPFELTVQRMAGDGNIYLEVAAGVTTFILAGRYFEARSKRRAGAALRALLELGAKDVAVLRDGEEIRIPIGELAAGEEFVVRPGEKIATDGVITEGASAVDASMLTGESVPVEVVPGDTVAGATVNAGGRLVVRATRVGADTQLAQMAKLVEAAQTGKAQVQRLADRVSAVFVPIVIALAVGTLMFWLGTGGSVAAAFTAAVAVLIIACPCALGLATPTALLVGTGRGAQLGILIKGPEVLESTRAVDTVVLDKTGTVTTGQMSLVAVHVAEGVDTEKTLRLAGALENASEHPIAQAIARAARERSGELPAVEGFTSLEGLGVQGIVEGSAVLVGRSALLEQWSHHLTAELAEAKAAEEKLGRTAVVVGWDGEARAVLVVADTVKPSSAEAISRLRELGLTPVLLTGDNEAVAHAVAAEVGIDTVIAEVLPKDKVDVVKRLQDEGKVVAMVGDGVNDAAALAQADLGLAMGTGTDVAIEAGDLTLVRGDLRSAVDAIRLSRRTLRTIKGNLFWAFAYNVGALPLAAAGLLNPMIAGAAMAFSSVFVVFNSLRLRGFRGIAV
- a CDS encoding ATP-binding protein, translating into MISIAEHPVPGTWVLDLRATTPRALPDMRAWVVRCLADLGEGHRDDVLLAATELVANAYVHGGGARHIQVWRGVSPCAVRIEVADVSLEQPRARRSQIEDPRGRGLLVVDGVAVQWGVRRERVRGGKLVWAHIRCDGGCPEVPPRVRGKRPRS
- a CDS encoding TetR family transcriptional regulator, whose translation is MIHDMGGKYHHGDLRAELVRVSLDLIAEQGLGAFSVAEVARRAKVSPGAPYRHFPGKESLLAAIAATVACQLADKVHEAIEAESEPVAALAAAAGAYTEYLIERRAGMNVIYSDGLQGPEHAALHEQTRRLTDQFVMLCLTVADQPQDGLELMEQLFTQAHGYGTFYLDGVFTKQGYSTEVVVRKSVEAARVVIEGRTKT
- a CDS encoding CPBP family intramembrane glutamic endopeptidase, with the translated sequence MEKTGTRTGAAWGILFGGLAVFVAAPALLLATGHDTIKPSADSAKELSLAGALIPALAGILLIHGIPLHAPRLLPEATDRRILLRQATTLALIAFLWPLALFVVSEVGYSALVRDIWALAKPLVFLVLPLVLLRTPRPDPFLLRHMWRPRQTWQWLAPIPAVAVFGWLSVLGPLAPPLPSAEDYPDPVYLAVGATLTFFTANVLEEVFFRGMLQTRLEALFGRWPGILLASLLFAWLHLPTHGQGSLPLTLGAIVAFQGFFGLFTGYLWSRYRNLWAPIAAHTAMNTLPLLLM
- a CDS encoding response regulator transcription factor, with translation MRVLVVEDEMRLAETLQWGLEADGYAVDLAHDGLEGLELAQLYPYQVIVLDIMLPKLNGYRVCAALRERGVTTPILMLTAKNGEYDEAEALDTGADDYLSKPFSYVVLTARLRALVRRGAAGSAGVLEFGDLVLDPAKRTCRRAGAQVSLTTKEFSVLECLLRNGGQLVTKREILEQVWDLAYRGDPNIVEVYVSALRRKLDAPFGRHTIATVRGAGYRLVTE
- a CDS encoding NAD(P)-dependent alcohol dehydrogenase, with amino-acid sequence MTTTTHAIAAPSPGAALAPTTIERRDLRPDDVLIDIAYAGICHSDIHQVKEDWGSAIFPMVPGHEIAGVVAAVGSGVTKYRVGDRVGVGCMVDSCGECEYCLAGTEQFCVKGNVQTYNGVGFDGENTYGGYSRQVVVKDGFVCRIPEGIGLDVAAPLLCAGITTYSPLNRWGAGPGKKVAVVGLGGLGHMAVKIAVAMGADVTVLSQSLKKQEDGLKLGAKDYFATGDASTFQTLRGRFDLILNTVSATLPIDSYLGMLRVGGAMVNVGAPGEPLSYNAFSLLGGNKVLAGSMIGGIAETQEMLDFCAEHKIGAEIETISADQVNVAYDRVENSDVRYRFVIDAATIGA
- a CDS encoding heavy-metal-associated domain-containing protein, with product MSETTYTVTGMTCDHCVRSVTEEVSKIDGVTGVRVDLPTGAVTVTGSREPAAADVRAAVEEAGYQLTA
- a CDS encoding ATP-binding protein; protein product: MTGWWPSSVRRSTALSAALLCAIVFTLGWLGTRELLSRQLSGSAISATRAQLDGLAETYRAGKPMPPSGDALFEVVDDAGRPVASSENLRRWDPAWTTLPPAPAGAPSDWSVTTKATLKPGDHPQWREYREYTVLGKVIGGGEQRLTLYLFVLPWDTLRTLGTFDDTLAFFVPLAVLITALVAWLAAGRALRPVEAIRRELAEVSGSRLDRRVPVPPSRDEVARLATTTNATLDRLQQAYDQQERFVADASHELRSPLANLRAGLEVALTHVDRADWPAVARRSLLDIQRLQRITADLLQLAVDPAEVPAPEGVVDLADVVAEQVAERALETGPAVVSDVEGRTEVAGEPVQLERLLRNLLDNAVRHARSSVTVRLRRDAREAVLEVTDDGPGIPAADRERVFDRFARLDDARARDAGGTGLGLTLARDIAVRHGGSLRAEDAGTGARLVARLPLGGM